A single region of the Erythrobacter sp. HL-111 genome encodes:
- a CDS encoding tyrosine recombinase XerC, translated as MSAADLLGAWRRHLAESRRRSPHTVRAYVAAASRLVHARDLSAFEQVAAIEAHDLRRHLAARRAGGISNASAARELSALKAFIAFARAESGDPDPAPPRLRGPRLRKGLPRPVTPDDAANLAELAGDSAREHWIGARDRAVLLLMYGSGLRIAEALSLQGRDVPLGETLQVTGKGGKQRVVPILPITRDAVAEYAAACPWPLSAKEPLFRGAKGGPLSPGMVQRATARARRALGLPDSATPHALRHSFATHLLGAGADLRSLQELLGHASLGSTQIYTRVDAASLLENYRLAHPRAKKA; from the coding sequence GTGAGCGCGGCGGACCTGCTCGGCGCGTGGCGGCGCCACCTGGCCGAAAGCCGCCGCCGCTCGCCCCACACGGTGCGCGCCTATGTCGCCGCGGCGAGCCGGCTCGTCCACGCCCGCGACCTTTCGGCCTTCGAACAGGTCGCGGCGATCGAGGCGCATGACCTGCGCCGCCACCTCGCCGCACGGCGCGCGGGCGGAATCTCCAATGCGAGCGCGGCGCGCGAATTGTCGGCGCTCAAGGCTTTCATCGCCTTCGCCCGCGCGGAAAGCGGCGATCCCGACCCGGCGCCCCCGCGCCTGCGCGGGCCGCGGCTCAGGAAGGGCCTGCCCCGCCCCGTCACGCCCGACGACGCGGCGAACCTCGCCGAGCTTGCCGGGGACAGCGCGCGCGAGCACTGGATCGGCGCGCGCGACCGGGCGGTGCTGCTGCTGATGTACGGCAGCGGCCTTCGCATTGCCGAGGCCCTGTCCCTGCAGGGGCGCGACGTGCCGCTCGGCGAAACGCTCCAGGTCACCGGCAAGGGCGGCAAGCAGCGCGTGGTTCCGATCCTCCCGATCACCCGCGACGCCGTGGCCGAATACGCCGCCGCCTGCCCCTGGCCGCTCTCCGCGAAGGAGCCGCTGTTCCGCGGGGCGAAGGGCGGGCCGCTGTCGCCCGGCATGGTGCAGCGGGCGACGGCCCGGGCGCGGCGCGCGCTCGGCCTCCCCGACAGCGCGACGCCGCACGCGCTGCGCCACAGTTTCGCGACGCACCTGCTCGGCGCGGGCGCCGACCTTCGCAGCCTGCAGGAACTGCTCGGCCACGCCTCGCTCGGCTCGACCCAGATCTACACCAGGGTCGACGCGGCGAGCCTGCTCGAGAATTACCGCCTCGCCCATCCGCGGGCGAAGAAGGCCTAG
- the hemW gene encoding radical SAM family heme chaperone HemW: MARALYIHWPFCAKKCPYCDFNSHVRSSVDHGEWQAALIADMRAEAAASGGERLGSIFFGGGTPSLMPPALVASLLAEAERLWGFAEGIEITLEANPSSVEAANFAGLAGAGINRVSLGLQSLEDETLRWLGRLHGADEALAALGVAQAHFARVTFDLIYALPGQTPREWEEQLARALALGTSHLSLYQLTIEPGTRFATDVRRGVFEPLDDDEAAELFDLTQAMTSAAGLPAYETSNHARPGEESRHNLTYWRYADYAGIGPGAHGRRGGFATVRHRKPENYLGAVAGRGHGIAEQRALAPGEQAAEALLMGLRLTEGVDLAALAARFGMARGDLVDERALARLAGLKLVWTEGARIGVAPGGRGLLDALLGELVADTLVTA; encoded by the coding sequence TTGGCCCGAGCCCTGTATATCCACTGGCCTTTCTGCGCGAAGAAATGCCCCTATTGCGACTTCAACTCGCATGTCCGCAGCAGTGTCGACCACGGGGAATGGCAGGCGGCCCTGATCGCCGACATGCGCGCCGAGGCGGCGGCAAGCGGGGGCGAACGGCTCGGCTCGATCTTCTTCGGCGGCGGCACGCCCTCGCTCATGCCGCCCGCGCTCGTTGCCTCGCTGCTGGCGGAGGCGGAGCGCCTGTGGGGCTTTGCCGAGGGGATCGAGATCACGCTCGAAGCCAATCCCTCCTCGGTCGAGGCGGCCAATTTCGCGGGGCTCGCGGGGGCGGGGATCAACCGCGTGTCGCTTGGGCTCCAATCGCTCGAGGACGAGACGCTGCGCTGGCTCGGGCGGCTGCACGGGGCGGACGAGGCGCTGGCGGCGCTGGGGGTGGCGCAGGCGCATTTCGCGCGCGTGACCTTCGATCTCATCTACGCCCTGCCCGGCCAGACTCCGCGCGAATGGGAGGAACAGCTGGCGCGGGCATTGGCGCTGGGCACCTCGCATCTCTCGCTCTACCAGCTCACGATAGAGCCGGGGACGCGCTTTGCGACGGATGTGCGGCGCGGCGTTTTCGAACCGCTCGACGACGACGAAGCGGCCGAACTTTTCGATCTCACGCAGGCCATGACCTCGGCGGCGGGCCTTCCCGCCTACGAGACGAGCAACCACGCCCGTCCCGGCGAAGAAAGCCGCCACAACCTCACCTATTGGCGCTACGCGGATTACGCGGGAATCGGGCCGGGCGCGCACGGACGGCGCGGCGGCTTCGCGACCGTGCGGCACCGGAAACCCGAGAACTATCTCGGCGCTGTCGCCGGACGCGGCCACGGCATTGCCGAACAGCGCGCCCTTGCGCCAGGCGAACAGGCGGCTGAAGCGCTGCTGATGGGCCTGCGGCTGACCGAGGGCGTCGATCTCGCTGCACTGGCGGCGCGTTTCGGCATGGCGCGGGGCGATCTCGTGGACGAACGGGCGCTCGCCCGCCTCGCCGGCCTGAAGCTGGTCTGGACCGAGGGGGCCCGGATCGGCGTAGCGCCGGGCGGCAGGGGTCTGCTCGACGCGCTGCTGGGCGAACTCGTCGCGGATACGCTGGTGACGGCGTGA
- the gshB gene encoding glutathione synthase codes for MSLRVAVQMDPIETINIEGDSSFALMLAAQERGHEVFEYHVNSLTLDADDRLWAEGAPVTVRRVAGDHFEKGEAQRLDLGRDVDVVLMRQDPPFHMGYITATHMLERIQSETLVVNDPVSVRNAPEKVMVLGYRRFMPPTLVTRSVEEVRRFMAQHGAVVVKPIHGNGGKAIFRVPESGDNLTALFEVFNQTWPEPHMIQPFLPEVAEGDKRIVLVDGKVAGAINRIPGEGEFRSNLAMGGSAEATQLTDREREICEAMGPDLKRLGLTFVGIDVIGGRWLTEINVTSPTGIVAISNFDGTDVAGMIWDAIETRVAALKRQA; via the coding sequence ATGAGCCTGCGCGTCGCCGTCCAGATGGACCCGATCGAGACGATCAACATCGAGGGGGATTCGTCCTTCGCGCTGATGCTGGCGGCGCAGGAGCGCGGGCACGAGGTGTTCGAATACCACGTCAACAGCCTCACGCTCGACGCCGACGACCGCCTTTGGGCCGAGGGCGCGCCGGTCACGGTGCGGCGAGTCGCAGGCGATCATTTCGAGAAGGGCGAGGCGCAGCGGCTCGACCTCGGGCGCGACGTGGACGTGGTGCTGATGCGGCAGGATCCGCCCTTCCACATGGGCTACATCACCGCGACCCACATGCTTGAGCGCATCCAGTCGGAGACGCTGGTGGTGAACGACCCCGTCAGCGTCCGCAATGCTCCCGAAAAGGTGATGGTGCTGGGTTACCGCCGCTTCATGCCGCCGACGCTCGTCACCCGCAGCGTGGAGGAAGTGCGCCGCTTCATGGCGCAGCACGGCGCGGTGGTGGTCAAGCCCATCCACGGCAATGGCGGCAAGGCGATCTTCCGCGTGCCCGAGAGCGGCGACAACCTCACCGCCCTGTTCGAGGTGTTCAACCAGACCTGGCCCGAACCGCACATGATCCAGCCCTTCCTGCCCGAAGTGGCGGAGGGCGACAAGCGCATCGTCCTCGTCGATGGCAAAGTCGCGGGCGCGATCAATCGCATCCCGGGCGAGGGCGAATTCCGCTCCAACCTCGCGATGGGCGGGAGCGCCGAGGCAACCCAGCTGACGGATCGCGAGCGCGAGATCTGCGAGGCGATGGGCCCCGATCTCAAGCGCCTCGGCCTGACCTTCGTCGGGATCGACGTGATCGGCGGCAGGTGGCTGACCGAGATCAACGTGACATCGCCCACCGGCATCGTCGCGATATCCAATTTCGATGGGACGGACGTTGCAGGCATGATCTGGGACGCGATCGAGACGCGTGTCGCGGCCCTGAAACGGCAGGCTTGA
- a CDS encoding DedA family protein, whose translation MTDLILEVIREGGYLGIFLLMVIENVFPPIPSEVIMGFGGVLVARGDMALVPLLVFGTLGTVVGNLFWYWLGRRWSEAQLRAFIDRFGRWLTFEWDEFTRARDFFRRHGDWIVFVLRFSPVLRTIISLPAGLAGMGFWRFCLFTFLGSLIWNVLLILGGAALSGLIETYEDVASLAIIVSLALGVVWYIWRVVTWEPAERHGGGED comes from the coding sequence ATGACCGATCTCATCCTCGAGGTGATCCGCGAGGGCGGCTATCTCGGCATCTTCCTGCTGATGGTGATCGAGAACGTGTTTCCGCCGATCCCGTCCGAGGTCATCATGGGCTTCGGCGGCGTGCTGGTCGCGCGCGGGGACATGGCGCTCGTCCCGCTGCTGGTCTTCGGCACGCTCGGCACCGTCGTGGGCAACCTGTTCTGGTACTGGCTCGGTCGGCGCTGGAGCGAGGCGCAATTGCGCGCCTTCATCGACCGGTTCGGGCGCTGGCTGACCTTCGAATGGGACGAATTCACCCGTGCGCGCGATTTCTTCCGCCGGCACGGCGACTGGATCGTCTTCGTCCTGCGCTTCTCACCCGTCCTTCGCACGATCATCTCGCTCCCCGCGGGCCTCGCGGGCATGGGTTTCTGGCGGTTCTGCCTGTTCACCTTTCTCGGTTCGCTGATCTGGAACGTGCTCCTGATCCTGGGCGGCGCGGCACTGTCCGGCCTCATCGAAACCTACGAGGATGTCGCCAGCCTCGCGATCATCGTCAGCCTCGCGCTCGGCGTCGTGTGGTACATCTGGCGGGTGGTGACCTGGGAACCGGCCGAGCGGCACGGCGGGGGCGAGGACTAG
- the rsmI gene encoding 16S rRNA (cytidine(1402)-2'-O)-methyltransferase codes for MAIAYPDPSSETPSEPLGAGLYIVATPIGNLGDITLRAIDVLRRATLVACEDTRVTGRLLKAVGAHTRMQRYDDYASDETRRRILDRAHGEAVALVSDAGTPLVSDPGYRLVREARAAGIAVTTIPGPCAAIAGLTLAGLPSDRFLFGGFLPVRDKARREVLEELGAVESTLIFYETGPRLVRSLEAMALAWPGRTVAVARELTKLHEECRPGSAAELAAHYRDHPAKGEIVLLVGPPVAGREAADPDALLAGALEDMSPSKAAASVAKATGLDRKALYARALELKAR; via the coding sequence ATGGCGATTGCTTACCCGGACCCTTCGAGCGAGACCCCGAGCGAACCGCTTGGCGCAGGGCTCTACATCGTCGCAACGCCGATTGGCAATCTCGGCGACATAACGCTCCGTGCAATCGACGTGCTGCGCCGCGCGACCCTCGTCGCGTGCGAGGATACGCGGGTGACCGGCAGGCTGCTGAAGGCGGTCGGGGCGCACACGCGGATGCAGCGCTATGACGATTACGCCTCGGACGAAACGCGCCGCCGGATCCTCGATCGGGCGCACGGCGAGGCGGTCGCGCTCGTCAGCGATGCGGGAACGCCGCTGGTTTCCGATCCGGGCTACCGGCTCGTGCGCGAGGCGCGCGCGGCCGGGATCGCGGTGACGACGATCCCCGGCCCCTGCGCGGCGATCGCCGGGCTGACGCTCGCGGGCCTGCCCAGCGACCGGTTCCTTTTCGGAGGATTCCTGCCGGTCAGGGACAAGGCGCGGCGCGAGGTGCTGGAGGAACTGGGAGCGGTGGAATCGACGCTGATCTTCTACGAAACCGGGCCGCGGCTCGTCCGCAGCCTTGAGGCGATGGCGCTGGCGTGGCCGGGCCGCACGGTCGCGGTCGCGCGCGAACTCACGAAACTGCACGAGGAATGCCGTCCGGGAAGCGCCGCCGAGCTCGCCGCGCATTACCGGGACCATCCGGCCAAGGGCGAGATCGTGCTGCTGGTCGGCCCTCCCGTCGCGGGACGCGAAGCCGCCGATCCCGACGCGCTTCTGGCCGGGGCGCTGGAGGACATGAGCCCGAGCAAGGCCGCCGCGAGCGTGGCGAAGGCGACCGGGCTCGACCGCAAGGCGCTCTATGCCCGCGCGCTGGAGCTGAAGGCGCGATGA
- a CDS encoding bifunctional alpha/beta hydrolase/OsmC family protein → MPSEPFTLTSAEGHELSGALELPTGLVRGGAVFAHCFTCTRASRAAVSVARALAARGIACLRFDFTGLGASEGEFGRAGFPTDVSDLVAAASAVKERVGAPVLLVGHSLGGAAALAAAAQLGSGSVAALATIAAPSDVAHALGVMKGDHDAILRDGEGEVSIGGRSFRVSRAFLERTEATSLLDLVREMRVPFLALHSPSDPVVGIDHASRLFEAAYHPKSFVSLAGADHLLTRGEDAEFAADMIASWAGRYLPLRADWPMPEEGVVVQTGHGRFGTEVHTATHRFVADEPRSHGGEDSGPTPYDLLLAALGTCTAMTMKMYADRKKWPFEGTRIHLTHDRNHEQDCEHAPEEEGARMEALNREIELLGDALTEDQRARIMEIADKCPVHRTLEGHLHIHTRAAGDAAD, encoded by the coding sequence ATGCCGAGCGAACCGTTCACTCTGACCAGCGCGGAGGGGCACGAATTGTCCGGCGCGCTCGAACTGCCGACGGGGCTGGTGCGCGGCGGGGCGGTGTTCGCGCATTGCTTCACCTGCACGCGGGCGAGCCGCGCGGCGGTGAGCGTCGCGCGCGCTCTCGCGGCGCGGGGGATCGCCTGCCTGCGCTTCGATTTTACCGGGCTTGGCGCGAGCGAGGGCGAATTCGGCCGGGCGGGCTTTCCCACCGACGTTTCCGATCTCGTCGCGGCGGCATCGGCGGTGAAGGAGCGGGTCGGCGCGCCGGTCCTGCTGGTCGGGCACAGCCTCGGCGGGGCGGCGGCGCTCGCGGCGGCGGCCCAGCTCGGAAGCGGGAGCGTGGCGGCGCTCGCGACCATCGCCGCGCCGTCGGACGTGGCCCATGCGCTCGGCGTGATGAAGGGCGACCACGACGCGATCCTGCGCGACGGGGAGGGCGAGGTGAGCATCGGCGGGCGCAGCTTTCGCGTCTCGCGCGCGTTTCTCGAGCGGACCGAGGCGACGAGCCTGCTCGACCTCGTCCGTGAAATGCGCGTGCCTTTTCTCGCGCTGCATTCGCCGAGCGACCCGGTGGTTGGGATCGACCACGCGAGCCGGTTGTTCGAAGCGGCCTATCACCCCAAGAGCTTCGTCAGCCTCGCCGGGGCGGACCACCTGCTTACCCGCGGCGAGGACGCCGAATTCGCCGCCGACATGATCGCAAGCTGGGCCGGGCGTTACCTGCCCCTGCGCGCGGACTGGCCCATGCCTGAGGAAGGGGTGGTGGTGCAGACCGGGCACGGCCGCTTCGGGACGGAGGTGCACACGGCGACCCACCGCTTCGTCGCCGACGAACCGCGCTCCCACGGGGGCGAGGACTCCGGGCCGACACCCTACGACCTGCTGCTCGCCGCGCTCGGCACCTGCACGGCGATGACGATGAAGATGTACGCGGACCGCAAGAAATGGCCGTTCGAGGGCACGCGCATCCACCTGACCCATGATCGCAACCACGAACAGGATTGCGAACACGCGCCAGAGGAAGAGGGGGCACGGATGGAGGCGCTCAACCGCGAGATCGAGCTGCTGGGCGATGCCCTGACCGAGGACCAGCGCGCCCGGATCATGGAAATCGCCGACAAGTGTCCGGTGCACCGCACGCTGGAGGGGCACCTCCACATCCACACGCGGGCCGCGGGCGATGCCGCCGATTAG
- a CDS encoding serine hydrolase: MIRPAMLARSLFAATALFALEPPAAAQETAPPEAEAERSALETRADEVVGVINGDIPPEDVFSDSFFADVPPERFRAISRQLTGQFGAAIAVEAIEPATGTRAAIAIRMERALAKGSIAIDPAAENRVSELLLREFGPVDDSIEKIRADLSALPGEVGVYFGPVAGGTPVLAMDERQPLAIGSAFKLYVLAALSLEIAEGRRSWDDVIELSQRSFPSGTLQDWPAGAPLTLHTLAGLMMSISDNTATDQLIALLGRGRVAQVMRESGHAAPGLNTPFLKTREMSLLKGGDPARLAAYRAGGPEERRAILAGLEGEEIELERLAQVFGGDPVALDVEWFASAEDLRALLRFMLDRGDPRWFETTAINRGIPAALADKWQRVGYKGGSEPGVLNLTWLLQDEAGEWHVLALTWNDAQAPVDQNALTLIAQRIIALGR, encoded by the coding sequence ATGATCCGCCCCGCCATGCTCGCCCGGTCGCTTTTCGCCGCAACCGCGCTGTTCGCACTCGAACCGCCGGCTGCGGCGCAGGAGACCGCCCCGCCCGAAGCCGAAGCGGAGCGCAGCGCGCTCGAAACGCGGGCGGACGAGGTCGTCGGCGTCATCAACGGCGACATCCCGCCCGAGGACGTGTTCTCGGACAGCTTCTTCGCCGACGTGCCGCCCGAAAGGTTCCGGGCGATCTCGCGGCAGCTCACCGGCCAGTTCGGCGCTGCGATCGCGGTCGAGGCGATCGAGCCCGCGACCGGCACCCGCGCGGCAATCGCAATCCGCATGGAGCGCGCCCTCGCCAAGGGCAGCATCGCGATCGACCCGGCTGCGGAAAACCGGGTGAGCGAACTCCTCCTGCGCGAATTCGGGCCGGTCGACGACAGCATCGAGAAGATCCGTGCGGATCTGTCGGCGCTGCCGGGCGAGGTCGGCGTCTATTTCGGCCCGGTCGCGGGCGGAACCCCCGTCCTCGCCATGGATGAACGACAACCCCTCGCGATCGGCTCCGCGTTCAAGCTCTATGTCCTTGCCGCGCTCTCCCTGGAGATCGCCGAGGGCCGGCGCAGCTGGGACGACGTGATCGAGCTGTCGCAGCGGAGTTTCCCGAGCGGGACGCTGCAGGACTGGCCCGCGGGCGCGCCGCTCACCCTCCACACGCTGGCAGGCCTGATGATGTCCATCAGCGACAACACCGCGACCGACCAGCTCATCGCGCTCCTCGGACGCGGCCGGGTCGCCCAAGTGATGCGCGAAAGCGGCCATGCCGCGCCCGGGCTCAACACGCCGTTCCTCAAGACCCGCGAGATGTCTTTGCTGAAGGGCGGCGACCCCGCCCGCCTCGCTGCCTACCGCGCAGGCGGGCCGGAAGAGCGGCGCGCGATCCTCGCCGGGCTCGAGGGCGAGGAGATCGAACTGGAGAGGCTCGCGCAGGTCTTCGGCGGCGATCCGGTCGCGCTCGACGTCGAATGGTTCGCCAGCGCCGAGGACCTGCGGGCCCTGCTGCGCTTCATGCTCGACCGGGGCGATCCGCGCTGGTTCGAAACGACCGCGATCAACCGGGGCATTCCCGCCGCACTCGCGGACAAGTGGCAACGGGTCGGCTACAAGGGCGGTTCGGAGCCGGGCGTGCTCAACCTCACCTGGCTGCTGCAGGACGAGGCGGGGGAATGGCACGTGCTCGCGCTCACCTGGAACGACGCGCAGGCACCGGTCGACCAGAACGCGCTGACCCTGATCGCGCAGCGCATCATTGCGCTGGGGCGCTAG
- the parE gene encoding DNA topoisomerase IV subunit B, which produces MSDDLFENPPASSGDYDSSSIEVLEGLEPVRRRPGMYIGGTDDRALHHLAAEVLDNSMDEAVAGHANRIEVRLEEGNRLSISDNGRGIPVDEHPKFPGKSTLEVILSTLHSGGKFSGKAYATSGGLHGVGISVVNALSSHTRVEVARDRQLYAQEFSKGQTLGPIETVGAAPNRRGTTVTFTPDTEIFGERQFKPARLFRLARSKAYLFAGVEIRWRCAESLAGADVPAEATFRFPGGLADHLAEQVGSRECVTSQPFTGRQDFPAQGGVSQGRVEWAIAWPLYSDGSTSWYCNTVPTPDGGTHEQGLRAALTKGLRAFGDLVGAKKTKDISADDVMTGAEVMLSVFIRDPQFQSQTKDRLTSPEAARLVENAVRDHFDHFLADNMERGKALLGEVMERMEERLKRKAEREIKRKTATNAKKLRLPGKLTDCSGEGGRDTELFIVEGDSAGGSAKQARDRKSQAILPIRGKILNVASATADKIRANSEIADLVLALGCGTRKDCSPDDLRYDRVIIMTDADVDGAHIATLLMTFFFQEMPEIVRQGHLYLAQPPLYRLSAGKESRYARDDAHRRELEETVFKGRKVEVGRFKGLGEMNPQQLRETTMNPDTRSLIRITLPPEFEQRAAVKQLVDQLMGRNPEHRFNFIQSHASDVDRDLIDA; this is translated from the coding sequence ATGTCCGACGACCTGTTCGAAAACCCTCCCGCCTCGAGCGGCGATTACGATTCGTCCTCGATCGAGGTGCTCGAAGGGCTCGAGCCCGTGCGCCGCCGCCCCGGCATGTATATCGGCGGGACCGACGACCGCGCGCTCCACCACCTCGCCGCCGAAGTGCTCGACAATTCGATGGACGAGGCGGTGGCGGGCCATGCCAACCGGATCGAGGTCCGGCTCGAGGAAGGCAACCGCCTCTCGATCAGCGACAACGGGCGCGGCATCCCGGTCGACGAACATCCCAAGTTTCCCGGCAAGTCGACGCTCGAGGTGATCCTCTCGACGCTCCATTCCGGGGGCAAGTTCTCGGGCAAGGCCTATGCGACGAGCGGGGGCCTGCACGGCGTTGGCATCAGCGTGGTCAACGCGCTGTCGAGCCACACGCGGGTCGAGGTCGCGCGCGACAGGCAGCTTTACGCGCAGGAGTTCTCCAAGGGGCAGACCCTTGGCCCGATCGAGACCGTCGGCGCAGCCCCCAACCGTCGCGGGACCACGGTGACCTTCACACCCGACACGGAAATCTTCGGCGAGCGCCAATTCAAGCCTGCGCGCCTCTTCAGGCTCGCCCGCTCCAAGGCCTATCTCTTCGCCGGTGTCGAGATCCGCTGGCGCTGCGCGGAAAGCCTCGCGGGCGCGGACGTGCCGGCCGAGGCCACGTTCCGGTTTCCCGGCGGCCTCGCCGATCATCTCGCCGAACAGGTCGGCAGCCGCGAATGCGTCACCAGCCAGCCCTTCACCGGCAGGCAGGACTTCCCCGCGCAGGGCGGCGTATCGCAGGGGCGCGTCGAATGGGCGATCGCCTGGCCGCTCTATTCCGACGGTTCGACCAGCTGGTATTGCAACACCGTGCCCACCCCGGACGGCGGCACCCACGAACAGGGCCTGCGCGCCGCCCTGACCAAGGGCCTGCGCGCCTTCGGCGACCTCGTGGGCGCGAAGAAGACGAAGGACATTTCCGCCGACGACGTGATGACCGGCGCGGAAGTGATGCTCAGCGTCTTCATCCGCGATCCGCAGTTCCAGTCGCAGACCAAGGACCGGCTCACCTCGCCCGAGGCCGCCCGCCTCGTCGAAAACGCGGTGCGCGACCATTTCGACCATTTCCTTGCCGACAACATGGAGCGCGGGAAGGCGCTGCTCGGAGAGGTGATGGAGCGCATGGAGGAACGCCTCAAGCGCAAGGCCGAACGCGAGATCAAGCGCAAGACCGCGACCAATGCGAAGAAGCTGCGCCTGCCCGGCAAGCTCACCGATTGCTCGGGCGAAGGCGGGCGCGATACCGAATTGTTCATCGTCGAGGGCGACAGCGCGGGCGGCAGCGCGAAACAGGCGCGCGACCGCAAGAGCCAGGCGATCCTGCCGATCCGCGGAAAGATCCTCAACGTCGCCAGCGCCACCGCCGACAAGATTCGCGCGAACAGCGAAATCGCCGACCTCGTCCTCGCGCTCGGCTGCGGGACGCGCAAGGACTGTTCGCCCGACGACCTGCGCTATGACCGCGTCATCATCATGACCGATGCCGATGTCGACGGGGCGCATATCGCGACGCTGCTGATGACCTTCTTCTTCCAGGAAATGCCCGAGATCGTGCGGCAGGGGCACCTCTACCTCGCCCAGCCCCCGCTCTATCGCCTATCGGCGGGCAAGGAGAGCCGCTATGCCCGCGACGACGCCCATCGCAGGGAGCTGGAGGAAACGGTCTTCAAGGGCAGGAAGGTCGAGGTCGGCCGCTTCAAGGGCCTCGGCGAGATGAACCCGCAGCAATTGCGCGAGACGACGATGAACCCAGACACGCGCAGCCTCATCCGGATCACCCTGCCGCCCGAATTCGAACAGCGCGCGGCGGTCAAGCAGCTCGTCGACCAGCTCATGGGCCGCAACCCGGAACACCGCTTCAACTTCATCCAGAGCCATGCGAGCGACGTCGACCGCGACCTGATCGATGCCTGA
- a CDS encoding YraN family protein: protein MTGSRQRAERRGREGEAEAAQWLALRGWRVLAERVKTPRGEIDLIARKGSLLGFFEVKWRARCADLADAIDERRLRRVAAAAEIVAADYAEPGDDFTIDVLLLAPGRPPRHIANAYQP from the coding sequence ATGACCGGGAGCCGCCAGCGGGCCGAGCGACGCGGCCGCGAGGGCGAGGCCGAGGCGGCGCAATGGCTGGCGCTGCGCGGTTGGCGGGTGCTGGCGGAGCGCGTGAAGACCCCGCGCGGAGAGATCGACCTGATCGCGCGCAAGGGAAGCCTGCTCGGCTTCTTCGAGGTCAAGTGGCGCGCCCGCTGCGCCGACCTTGCCGATGCGATCGACGAGCGCCGCCTGCGCCGCGTCGCCGCCGCGGCCGAGATCGTCGCGGCCGACTATGCCGAGCCGGGCGACGATTTCACCATCGACGTCCTGCTGCTTGCACCCGGCCGCCCGCCGCGCCACATCGCCAACGCCTACCAACCCTGA
- a CDS encoding penicillin-binding protein activator, protein MKVTGFARGQAAEAAVGVCTGLRAAARVFNRRTFALAGCAALLAGCQLIPKTETVSTGPEPSTPTPEPSETALPSDEQRHRVALLVPMGGSTGEVGQSLANATTMALLDTNANTLRITTYDTSAGAGEAARRAIADGNRLILGPLLAANVPAVQAAARPAGVTAISFSNDVSAASADVLLMGHIPEQSIERTVRYARENGSNAFAALVPEGDYGQRSYDAMRRALDAFGGNLVATERYSRGNTSIISAARRLREDGGYDTVLIADGPRAAVQSASEIKRDGAEGTRLLGTELWSGEGSLTRAPAVEGAIFSAVTDDRFQRFADSYESRFGGKPYRIATLGYDAVLLTLRMAQDWRIGDPFPRTDLYGRTFIGIDGAFRFRRSGVAERALEVRKVTGGRIVEVEPAPTSF, encoded by the coding sequence ATGAAGGTCACGGGTTTTGCGCGCGGTCAAGCCGCCGAGGCGGCGGTCGGCGTGTGCACCGGCCTCCGGGCAGCGGCGCGCGTGTTCAACCGGCGCACGTTCGCGCTCGCCGGGTGCGCGGCGCTGCTCGCCGGGTGCCAGCTGATCCCCAAGACCGAAACCGTCTCGACCGGCCCCGAACCGTCGACGCCGACCCCGGAGCCGAGCGAGACCGCGCTGCCGAGCGACGAGCAGCGCCACCGGGTCGCGCTGCTCGTGCCGATGGGCGGGAGCACCGGCGAAGTCGGCCAGAGCCTCGCCAACGCGACCACGATGGCGCTGCTCGATACCAATGCGAACACCCTCAGGATCACCACCTACGACACCTCGGCCGGGGCGGGCGAAGCCGCGCGGCGCGCGATCGCGGACGGCAACCGGCTGATCCTCGGCCCACTCCTTGCCGCCAATGTCCCCGCCGTGCAGGCCGCCGCGCGGCCCGCCGGGGTTACGGCGATCTCCTTTTCGAACGACGTTTCCGCGGCCAGCGCGGACGTGCTGCTGATGGGGCACATTCCCGAACAGTCGATCGAGCGCACCGTGCGCTATGCCCGCGAGAACGGGTCGAACGCCTTCGCCGCCCTGGTGCCAGAGGGCGATTACGGCCAGCGCTCCTACGACGCCATGCGCCGCGCGCTCGATGCATTCGGCGGCAATCTCGTCGCGACCGAACGCTATTCGCGCGGCAACACCTCGATCATCAGCGCCGCGCGGCGCCTGCGCGAGGACGGCGGCTACGACACCGTGCTGATCGCCGACGGCCCGCGCGCGGCGGTGCAGTCCGCTTCCGAGATCAAGCGCGACGGGGCCGAAGGTACGCGCCTGCTCGGCACCGAATTGTGGAGCGGCGAGGGCAGCCTCACCCGCGCGCCGGCGGTCGAGGGCGCGATCTTTTCCGCCGTGACGGACGACCGTTTCCAGCGCTTCGCCGACAGCTACGAATCGCGTTTCGGCGGCAAGCCCTATCGCATCGCGACGCTGGGCTATGACGCGGTGCTGCTGACGCTGCGGATGGCGCAGGACTGGCGGATCGGCGATCCCTTCCCGCGCACGGATCTCTACGGGCGGACCTTCATCGGGATCGACGGCGCGTTCCGGTTCCGGCGTTCGGGCGTGGCGGAACGCGCGCTCGAGGTCCGCAAGGTGACGGGCGGCCGGATCGTCGAGGTCGAACCGGCCCCGACCAGCTTCTAG